A single genomic interval of Streptomyces sp. NBC_00663 harbors:
- a CDS encoding AAWKG family protein (Members of this family are unrelated to eukaryotic Tcp10, although some members contain a repetitive region similar to a C-terminal repeat region of Tcp10.) — translation MALDPSKITGDLSATNDHWHEAIKLFTGYVAPARDTLFDTLVGNDGIPLMKVEISDVSQVDYVDTEDLNWLYENAGYRIQNTDFVIPFYRTSGNGGAGSDVTMHKARITLLGQKSGDDPPSGGYVEGGTFSSQYDNHLGMGKPTWDTRPLAQYSYGTGLALEALLNKPEGTHGFSWNEVSVDEAASVTLNNFDVVAGAFDRAAKFFVDQQKKIEEWQTRVGLEKNDAWRGTAAGVFWDLVKKLNKQYSDYADDMSPNGSYFSKQGNEIRDAKKALRGAAWDLHTSWATWEYKDGNPLSWLHALLSRITKYVWDHNITKITYEIVPSYSEAPSTVNYVAEAEFDNNAKDPGDANTPAREFGDLKDLATWAKIGNQAILDWQKSVVDQLDKAAVAALKDVKDAWSKSTFDLGDIKSRGGSSLEEGLSKDEAEVKEEEAEKKAEEAAAQQAAYMQWMKDQAAKAEAAAAKAKAEQEAKEKAAEEKAAKEKAEQEAKEAAAKAEQEAKEKEAEAKAEQKEKEQEAKQAEAERKAEEKEAAAKAEQEAKEKEAEAKAEQKEKEQEAKQAEAEAKQEQKEKEAEAKAAEAQARQEQLQIAQMNQSKAEQERQRKEQEQKEAEAEAKAEQKEQEAEAKQAEQEAEQEAKEKEAEAKAEQKEKEQEAKQAEAERKAEEKEAAAKAEQEAKEKEAEAKAEQKEKEQEAKQAQAEAKAEQKQAEQEAKQEQLQAEQEKKQAQAEAEQRQLEQEAAKREQEALAQYDDARQGILNNGDPSQLSPTTISGPVNDATLDLPGGGETHIDSSGRVVTEYPDGSSTTIDPLTHSSTVTRADGTTLSGPLNTGDLLTNPDGSVTHLDSGGQVVTEYGDGTVQTVDPDTGATTITLPDGSTSSGYLNGGDLPTYGSSAGPQPSYDYPSYEEELYDDTPYQSPLDYGSSGTAQPASSNRQLLNTGAFPGLATTGGGQDSAAGTGSSTGSGTPMGGMPMGGMGGMGAGGGAGNNDGERVRNVIDSDVISNRRTRTGSGAARGNGGYADDEVRVAAGGPTAGATPFVPPAGGQGAPGRPETQSGNRAREAWEPEDEDVWGADEGGAPAVIGR, via the coding sequence ATGGCTCTCGACCCCAGCAAGATCACTGGTGATCTCAGTGCGACGAACGACCACTGGCACGAAGCCATCAAACTGTTCACCGGATACGTCGCACCGGCGCGGGACACCCTCTTCGACACCCTGGTCGGCAACGACGGCATCCCCCTGATGAAGGTCGAGATATCCGACGTCTCCCAGGTGGACTACGTCGACACCGAGGATCTCAACTGGCTCTACGAGAACGCCGGTTACCGGATCCAGAACACCGACTTCGTCATCCCCTTCTACCGCACGAGCGGGAACGGCGGAGCCGGGTCGGACGTGACGATGCACAAGGCGCGCATCACCCTCCTCGGCCAGAAGAGCGGGGACGACCCGCCGTCCGGCGGCTATGTCGAGGGCGGCACCTTCAGCAGCCAGTACGACAACCACCTGGGCATGGGCAAGCCCACCTGGGACACCCGGCCGCTGGCCCAATACAGCTACGGCACCGGGCTCGCCCTCGAAGCGCTGCTCAACAAGCCCGAGGGCACCCATGGCTTCTCCTGGAACGAGGTGTCCGTCGACGAGGCGGCGTCCGTCACCCTGAACAACTTCGACGTGGTGGCCGGGGCGTTCGACCGGGCCGCCAAGTTCTTCGTCGACCAGCAGAAGAAGATCGAGGAGTGGCAGACCCGGGTCGGCCTGGAGAAGAACGACGCCTGGCGCGGCACGGCCGCCGGTGTCTTCTGGGACCTCGTCAAGAAGCTCAACAAGCAGTACAGCGACTACGCCGACGACATGAGTCCCAACGGCAGCTACTTCTCCAAACAGGGCAACGAGATCCGCGACGCCAAGAAGGCGCTGCGCGGAGCCGCCTGGGACCTGCACACCAGCTGGGCCACCTGGGAGTACAAGGACGGCAACCCGCTGAGCTGGCTGCACGCCCTGCTGTCCCGCATCACGAAGTACGTGTGGGACCACAACATCACGAAGATCACCTACGAGATCGTTCCCAGCTACTCGGAGGCCCCGTCGACGGTCAACTACGTCGCGGAGGCCGAGTTCGACAACAACGCGAAGGACCCCGGGGACGCGAACACCCCCGCCCGCGAGTTCGGTGACCTGAAGGACCTCGCCACCTGGGCGAAGATCGGCAACCAGGCGATCCTCGACTGGCAGAAGTCCGTCGTCGACCAGCTCGACAAGGCCGCCGTCGCCGCCCTCAAGGACGTCAAGGACGCCTGGAGCAAGTCCACTTTCGACCTCGGCGACATCAAGTCCCGCGGAGGCAGCTCCCTGGAGGAGGGCCTCTCCAAGGACGAGGCCGAGGTCAAAGAGGAGGAGGCGGAGAAGAAGGCGGAGGAAGCCGCCGCTCAGCAGGCCGCCTACATGCAGTGGATGAAGGACCAGGCGGCGAAGGCCGAGGCGGCGGCCGCGAAGGCCAAGGCCGAGCAGGAGGCCAAGGAGAAGGCGGCGGAGGAGAAGGCCGCCAAGGAGAAAGCCGAGCAGGAAGCCAAGGAGGCCGCCGCCAAGGCTGAGCAGGAGGCGAAGGAAAAGGAGGCCGAGGCCAAGGCGGAGCAGAAGGAGAAGGAGCAGGAGGCCAAGCAGGCCGAGGCGGAGAGGAAGGCCGAGGAGAAGGAGGCCGCCGCCAAGGCTGAGCAGGAGGCCAAGGAGAAGGAGGCCGAGGCCAAGGCGGAGCAGAAGGAGAAGGAACAAGAGGCCAAGCAGGCCGAGGCCGAGGCCAAGCAGGAACAGAAGGAGAAGGAAGCCGAAGCCAAGGCCGCCGAGGCACAGGCGCGTCAGGAACAGCTCCAGATCGCCCAGATGAACCAGTCCAAGGCCGAACAGGAGCGCCAGCGCAAGGAACAGGAGCAGAAGGAAGCCGAAGCCGAGGCGAAGGCCGAACAGAAGGAGCAGGAGGCCGAGGCCAAGCAGGCGGAGCAGGAAGCAGAGCAGGAGGCCAAGGAGAAGGAGGCCGAGGCGAAGGCGGAGCAGAAGGAGAAGGAGCAGGAGGCCAAGCAGGCCGAGGCGGAGAGGAAGGCCGAGGAGAAGGAGGCCGCCGCCAAGGCCGAGCAGGAGGCCAAGGAGAAGGAGGCCGAGGCCAAGGCGGAGCAGAAGGAGAAGGAGCAGGAGGCCAAGCAGGCCCAGGCGGAGGCGAAGGCCGAGCAGAAGCAGGCCGAGCAGGAGGCCAAGCAGGAGCAGCTCCAGGCCGAGCAGGAGAAGAAGCAGGCCCAGGCCGAGGCCGAGCAGCGGCAGTTGGAGCAGGAGGCGGCCAAGCGGGAGCAGGAAGCGCTCGCCCAGTACGACGACGCGCGCCAGGGGATCCTCAACAACGGCGACCCGTCACAACTGTCGCCCACCACCATCAGCGGCCCGGTCAACGACGCCACCCTGGACCTTCCCGGCGGCGGCGAGACCCACATCGACTCCTCCGGGCGCGTGGTCACCGAGTACCCCGACGGCAGCTCCACCACCATCGACCCGCTCACCCACAGCTCCACTGTCACCCGCGCCGACGGCACCACCCTCTCCGGCCCGCTCAACACCGGTGATCTGCTGACCAATCCGGACGGCAGCGTCACCCACCTCGACTCCGGCGGGCAGGTGGTCACGGAGTACGGGGACGGAACCGTCCAGACCGTCGACCCGGACACCGGGGCCACCACCATCACGCTCCCGGACGGCTCGACGTCCTCCGGCTACCTCAACGGCGGTGACCTGCCGACGTACGGCTCGTCCGCCGGCCCCCAGCCGTCGTACGACTACCCCTCCTACGAGGAGGAGCTGTACGACGACACCCCCTACCAATCCCCCCTGGACTACGGCTCGTCGGGCACCGCCCAGCCGGCGTCGAGCAATCGCCAACTGCTGAACACGGGTGCCTTCCCGGGCCTCGCCACGACCGGCGGCGGGCAGGACAGCGCCGCCGGGACGGGGTCGTCCACCGGCAGCGGAACTCCCATGGGAGGCATGCCGATGGGCGGCATGGGCGGCATGGGTGCGGGCGGCGGCGCGGGCAACAACGACGGTGAGCGGGTCCGCAACGTCATCGACAGCGACGTCATCAGCAACCGCCGCACACGCACCGGTTCGGGCGCGGCCCGCGGCAACGGCGGCTACGCGGACGACGAGGTGCGGGTGGCGGCCGGCGGCCCCACGGCCGGTGCGACCCCGTTCGTCCCGCCGGCCGGCGGCCAGGGAGCGCCGGGGCGGCCGGAGACACAGAGCGGAAACCGCGCCCGTGAGGCGTGGGAGCCCGAGGACGAGGACGTCTGGGGCGCGGACGAAGGAGGCGCACCCGCCGTGATCGGCCGATGA
- a CDS encoding WXG100 family type VII secretion target: MPDFTDGLIYVDYSHMENAADDMVQQTKAIDSILTNLEAELQELRNTWEGEDRSVYTEKQAAWDNAVETMKRILAENSALLTDVSGSYKYSENSLTQLWQSVRIGG, from the coding sequence ATGCCCGACTTCACCGACGGACTCATCTACGTCGACTACTCCCACATGGAGAACGCCGCCGACGACATGGTCCAGCAGACCAAGGCGATCGACAGCATCCTCACCAACCTGGAGGCGGAACTCCAGGAGCTCCGCAACACCTGGGAAGGTGAGGACCGCTCCGTCTACACCGAGAAGCAGGCCGCCTGGGACAACGCTGTCGAGACGATGAAGCGGATTCTCGCCGAGAACTCGGCCCTGCTCACCGACGTCTCCGGGTCCTACAAGTACAGCGAGAACTCCCTGACACAGCTCTGGCAGAGCGTCCGCATCGGCGGCTGA
- the eccB gene encoding type VII secretion protein EccB encodes MQSRRDQVQAHMFVMGRLTSSMLRADPDAPESPQGRTNRGVVIGVVIAVLLSAGAFVLGMLKPGAKDSWQEPGTLVVDKATGSRYLYLDGRLRPVRNYASARLLAGADMTVATVGAGSLSGTPHGAPVGITGAPDVLPGGAELDDGPWQVCSGTATGSTGTTLAVGVPADAAGLPTTQALLVTGPDKADYLVWRGSKLRLDRDTGAREALGYGSTPRVAVSAAFLNSVPSGPDLTPAEVPGLGAQGPALGGRSTRIGEVFRVTVPGSAERYYLLRREGLAPLTATGAALLLGAPDVREKVYEGRAAQVRTLGADALSGHLAPGADTSAQDTDRPAAPPRIVGVEDGRTACVRVQPGGKGPRISVALVAAADLGPAAQAPPEGLTPACVPVGRITVAPGGGDLVRVLGASGSAVGGTLYLVTDTGMKYRVGSAQALTALGYAQGQARGLPAPLLAMLPTGPDLTPEAAALGTSTTTAPRCGTGGAGAAADGQAAGAPAAEPRGTGAARTVGGPDGAEADGG; translated from the coding sequence ATGCAGTCCCGACGTGATCAGGTCCAGGCGCACATGTTCGTCATGGGGCGGCTCACCTCCAGCATGTTGCGCGCGGATCCGGACGCACCAGAGAGCCCCCAGGGACGGACCAACCGCGGAGTGGTGATCGGCGTGGTGATCGCCGTGCTGCTCTCCGCCGGGGCGTTCGTGCTCGGCATGCTCAAGCCGGGAGCCAAGGACTCCTGGCAGGAGCCGGGCACGCTCGTGGTCGACAAGGCGACCGGGTCGCGCTACCTGTATCTGGACGGCCGGCTGCGGCCGGTGCGCAACTACGCCTCGGCGCGGCTGCTGGCGGGGGCCGACATGACGGTCGCGACGGTCGGGGCGGGCTCCTTGAGCGGTACGCCCCACGGGGCGCCCGTCGGGATCACCGGCGCCCCTGACGTGCTTCCCGGCGGTGCTGAGCTGGACGACGGCCCCTGGCAGGTGTGTTCGGGCACCGCCACCGGTTCCACCGGCACCACGCTCGCCGTCGGCGTGCCGGCCGACGCGGCGGGCCTGCCCACCACGCAGGCGCTGCTGGTGACGGGGCCCGACAAGGCCGACTATCTGGTGTGGAGGGGCAGCAAGCTGCGGCTGGACCGGGACACCGGCGCCCGCGAGGCCCTGGGCTACGGCTCCACACCGCGCGTCGCGGTGTCGGCGGCCTTCTTGAACTCCGTGCCGTCCGGCCCCGACCTGACGCCGGCGGAGGTCCCGGGCCTGGGCGCGCAGGGCCCCGCGCTCGGCGGCCGGAGCACCCGGATCGGCGAGGTGTTCCGCGTCACCGTGCCCGGCTCCGCGGAGCGCTACTACCTGCTGCGCCGCGAGGGCCTGGCCCCCCTCACCGCCACCGGCGCGGCACTGCTGCTCGGCGCCCCGGACGTCCGCGAGAAGGTCTACGAAGGGCGCGCGGCGCAGGTCCGGACGCTGGGCGCGGACGCGCTGAGCGGCCATCTGGCGCCCGGGGCCGACACGTCGGCACAGGACACCGACCGGCCCGCCGCACCGCCGCGGATCGTCGGAGTCGAGGACGGCAGGACCGCCTGCGTCCGGGTGCAGCCGGGCGGGAAGGGCCCGCGCATCAGCGTCGCCCTGGTGGCGGCCGCCGACCTCGGCCCGGCGGCGCAGGCCCCGCCGGAGGGGCTGACACCGGCCTGTGTGCCGGTCGGCAGGATCACGGTGGCGCCGGGCGGCGGGGACCTGGTGCGGGTGCTCGGCGCGAGCGGCAGCGCGGTCGGCGGCACCCTCTACCTGGTGACGGACACCGGGATGAAGTACCGGGTGGGCTCGGCGCAGGCGCTGACGGCGCTCGGCTATGCGCAGGGCCAGGCCCGCGGGCTTCCCGCACCGCTGCTGGCGATGCTGCCGACCGGGCCCGATCTGACCCCGGAGGCGGCGGCGCTGGGGACGAGCACCACGACGGCACCGCGCTGCGGAACCGGTGGGGCAGGCGCTGCCGCGGACGGCCAGGCGGCCGGTGCGCCCGCGGCTGAGCCCCGTGGCACCGGCGCCGCGCGAACGGTCGGTGGACCGGACGGGGCGGAAGCGGACGGGGGATGA
- a CDS encoding YbaB/EbfC family nucleoid-associated protein produces MKQKLAQAMAELEAVQEAVARAEGELNQASATARSRDRTVEATVGAQGELTGLKFLDGRFRNLPGPQLAASIMEAVQEARAQMAHRVMETFAPLIQREGGGATGIGGIDIDWDRLFGSALEDGTGTGRGRPAKDRLRDEIHEDPEDNQPRGQGR; encoded by the coding sequence ATGAAGCAGAAACTGGCCCAGGCCATGGCCGAGTTGGAGGCCGTGCAGGAAGCCGTGGCACGCGCCGAGGGCGAACTCAACCAGGCCTCGGCCACCGCGCGCTCCCGGGACCGCACGGTGGAGGCCACGGTCGGCGCGCAGGGAGAGCTGACCGGGCTGAAGTTCCTGGACGGCCGGTTCCGCAACCTGCCCGGCCCCCAGCTGGCCGCTTCGATCATGGAGGCCGTGCAGGAGGCTCGCGCGCAGATGGCCCACCGCGTGATGGAGACCTTCGCCCCGCTCATCCAGCGGGAGGGCGGCGGCGCCACGGGAATCGGCGGCATCGACATCGACTGGGACCGCCTCTTCGGCTCCGCGCTGGAGGACGGCACGGGGACCGGCCGCGGCCGGCCGGCCAAGGACCGGCTGCGCGACGAGATCCACGAGGACCCCGAAGACAACCAGCCCCGAGGACAAGGACGGTAG
- a CDS encoding type VII secretion system-associated protein: MAETAPTVNLNKAWLQNFLDNDVIPFADELRKMGLEGTAPGDTSLAVPALVDLEEGGGSRAGFLTGQDKNPIAIGLMAGDNSWTNGQYVVKALNAFIGEVTAILKQQGELFEEIQDGLEDTIEKLFKARDVNLDKIKGEDFLDFFEDVDSVLSEGSGSGAGDEDD, from the coding sequence ATGGCGGAGACCGCCCCCACGGTCAATCTGAACAAGGCCTGGTTGCAGAACTTCCTCGACAACGACGTGATCCCGTTCGCGGACGAACTGCGCAAGATGGGCCTGGAGGGCACGGCGCCGGGAGACACCTCCCTCGCGGTGCCGGCCCTCGTCGACCTGGAGGAGGGGGGAGGCAGCCGGGCGGGCTTCCTCACCGGCCAGGACAAGAACCCGATCGCGATCGGGCTGATGGCCGGCGACAACAGCTGGACCAACGGGCAGTACGTGGTGAAGGCGTTGAACGCCTTCATCGGCGAGGTGACCGCGATCCTCAAGCAGCAGGGTGAGCTCTTCGAGGAGATCCAGGACGGCCTGGAGGACACCATCGAGAAGCTCTTCAAGGCCCGTGACGTGAACCTCGACAAGATCAAGGGCGAGGACTTCCTCGACTTCTTCGAGGACGTGGACAGCGTCCTGTCCGAAGGGTCGGGTTCGGGAGCCGGCGACGAGGACGACTGA